Part of the Caulifigura coniformis genome, ACGAACGAGCAGTTGCGGAAGCTGGTGGCCGAGGTTGGCGACGCGCTGTCCCACGCCCATTCCGACCAGTTGATTCACCGCGACCTGAAGCCCCGCAATATCATCCTGAAAACCAGCCGGAACCGCACCGGGTCGTCGTCCCATCCGGCCCGGTTCGTCCTGCTCGATTTCGGAATCGCCGCCAAGCTCGATGCCAAGGGAACCCAGCGCAACCGCACGCAGGATGGAGCGGGCACCGTGGAGTACATGGCGCCCGAACTTCTGCGAACCTCCCCCGTCGCCACGGTCGCCTCCGATATCTACGCCTTCGGCGTCATCCTCTACCAGATGATGACCGGCCGCGTTCCCTTTCAGCAGTGCGACAATTCGCACATGGCGCTGGCGGAATGCCTGAATGCAATCGCCCATCAGCTCCCGGCCCCGTTCTCGGAAGTCGCCCCCGACCGCAAATACCCCGCGGCCGCGGAAGCGGTCGTCATGCAGTGCCTCGAAAAGGAAGCGGCGAAGCGTCCCGCGACCATGTCCGAGGTGCGCGACCAGTTCCTGAGAGCGATGGAGCCGGCCCCGGCGGCCGCCTCGTCCCGGCCCCGCGATCTGTCGCAGACGCTTCGCCCGGGCGAACTGGACGACACCGCCCCCACGCCCGATCAGAGGCTCGATTCCTGGAATCCTGAACGGCAGCGGTCGTCCGGTGGAACGCGCTGGCCGTGGATCGTTGCCGCGCTCGCACTCCTCGCAGTGGCCGTGTTCGGACTCACGCGTCCGGGTCAGCCCTCCCTCACCTTCGAGACCACTTCGACGTTGTCGTCCGTCAAGGGAGCGGAAATCGCCCCTCTCGACGGTCAGCCGCTGGAACTCGTCGCCGGCGAACGGTTGACCGTCGCCTTCGAAGTCCTCGATGTGCCCCGCGACGCGACGCTGAAATTTGATGTGCCCGAGGCCCCCGCAGGAGTCGTCGTGAAGGAAGAGGCCGCAACCGGATCGTCGCGGACGTACTCCATCGTCATTGACGATCCGAACCAGGGCCCGGCGCCCCCTCTCGCAGTGGTCTTCAAGGCGACCGCATCCCATCTGTCCAACCCGTTCGAACAGCGGCTCGAGCTCAACCCCCTCCGTCCAAAGGCCTGGCTTCCCGATTCCCTTCGCAGCCTGGGCTACCGGGAAGCCTCCGATTCGCGGCTCTGCCGGATTGGAAACGAAGTCTTCTCCACCGTTCTCGAGCGGCGCGTCGGCGCGGAAACCGTTCGGATGCTGCTCGTTCCCGAAACGGAAATCAACGACCGTCGCATCCGGACCTTCTACGTCATGGAGCGGCTCGTTTCCAAAGCCCAGTTCCAGGCGTTCGCCGCTGCAACGCCCGACTACCAGCTGGCAAGCCGATCGACTGACGAGAGGAAATGGGAGTCCGGACCGGAAGGCCCGGTGACCGATATCTACGTCCTCGAGGCGCAGCGGTTCGCTCGCTGGCTCGCCGGCCCGTCAGGGTCGCTCCCCGCCACCTCCGAATGGGAGCTCGCGGCAGGCTACTACGCCTTCCAGCAGCTGCTGGAAGCCCGCGGCGAACTCACTCCCGACGCCATTCAGCAGATCACGCGAATGCGGAGGACCGATCCGCTGCTCGGTGCGGAGTCGTGGGTCGGGAAAGGCCCCTCGCTCGGCGAGTTCAATCCCGCGCAAGGCTCCTCCTGCAAAGGGTGCTCTCCCTATGGACTGAAGTTCGACAGGCTCGCCAGCGGCACGCTGCCGGCCGAAATGACGTCGACCCTCGTCAGCTTCACGTCCGCCGAAGCCGACCTCAAGGCCCTGAACCGGAATGACGTTCCCAGAGCAACGGACAAGGCGCTCCGCGACGGTCTCTACTCGGCCCGTCTGAGAGGTTTCCCCATGATGGGCGAATCCCCCGAAGAGCTGTGGGTCAAGAACGTCTCCGGCGGCCAGGCCCTGCGATCCCAGGAAGATCTCGACGGCATCGGAACACTCGTCCTGCTCCCCGAGCACGGAATCGGATTCGATTCCTACATCGGCTTCCGGGTCGTCATCTCCACGGAAGGAGCCGGCTCCGCAACGGCCTCCCGCGAATTCTCCGCCGGCCGGAATTTTGTCCGCAATTGACGCAACTTTCCCCGCCGCAATCAGACAATCTCCGAAGGAGAATGACGGATTGTTCTCGGAGGATTCGCCTCAGGACCACACAGTTCCCTGATGCGGCCAGATGCCGTGTTCCCAGGGTGATCAACGATGTCCGCTCTTCCAACCCGATCCGTGCTGCGTTTGGCCGCGGTGCTGATCGCCACATTCCCCTGGTCTGCCAGCGCGCAGTCGGTCCTTCCGCCCGGAGACAAGACACCGCATCTCCGCCTGGAGACCGGCGGGCCGCGAAGCTATGTCAGCGGCCTCGCCTTCAGCCGCGACGGCAACACCCTCTACG contains:
- a CDS encoding serine/threonine-protein kinase gives rise to the protein MIRSRPWPSAASTAASWSSTPEFDADLMTTGELNADDLEGLVGRELDGRYLLDQFIDRGGFGVVYRGIDKKFNSSVAVKVGLSYREFMKEAKLAAEVRHDNIVQVSDYGNDHGLAYLVMEFLQGDDLEKLFKEQGHRLTNEQLRKLVAEVGDALSHAHSDQLIHRDLKPRNIILKTSRNRTGSSSHPARFVLLDFGIAAKLDAKGTQRNRTQDGAGTVEYMAPELLRTSPVATVASDIYAFGVILYQMMTGRVPFQQCDNSHMALAECLNAIAHQLPAPFSEVAPDRKYPAAAEAVVMQCLEKEAAKRPATMSEVRDQFLRAMEPAPAAASSRPRDLSQTLRPGELDDTAPTPDQRLDSWNPERQRSSGGTRWPWIVAALALLAVAVFGLTRPGQPSLTFETTSTLSSVKGAEIAPLDGQPLELVAGERLTVAFEVLDVPRDATLKFDVPEAPAGVVVKEEAATGSSRTYSIVIDDPNQGPAPPLAVVFKATASHLSNPFEQRLELNPLRPKAWLPDSLRSLGYREASDSRLCRIGNEVFSTVLERRVGAETVRMLLVPETEINDRRIRTFYVMERLVSKAQFQAFAAATPDYQLASRSTDERKWESGPEGPVTDIYVLEAQRFARWLAGPSGSLPATSEWELAAGYYAFQQLLEARGELTPDAIQQITRMRRTDPLLGAESWVGKGPSLGEFNPAQGSSCKGCSPYGLKFDRLASGTLPAEMTSTLVSFTSAEADLKALNRNDVPRATDKALRDGLYSARLRGFPMMGESPEELWVKNVSGGQALRSQEDLDGIGTLVLLPEHGIGFDSYIGFRVVISTEGAGSATASREFSAGRNFVRN